The Catenulispora sp. GP43 genome includes the window GCTGCGGAGGACGTTGCGGTGCTCATTGCGGAACCTCGTCCAGAAGAAAAAGGCGGACGTCGGGGAACGGAGCCGGTGGCGGGCCACCACCACTATCAGGTTTCTTTGTTACAGGGTCTGGTGTAGCCGGTCAAATCGTGGTAACGCGTTGCGCAATGCTGGGCATTCCCCGCGCCCGGCATGCGAAACGGCCCCGGTCCGACGTGGACCGGGGCCGCCTATAGCAACTCCCTAACAAACTTGCTGACGTGCCGCCCGCGAAGCCGGCCGAGTCGCCCCGGCCGATGCGGCGAACGTCACGCCGTCACGCCGGGACGCCGGCGCCGGCAGCCGCCGCCGCGCGCGCCTCGACGGCCTCCTTGTACAGCCGCCCGGCGCGGTACGAGGAGCGCACCAGCGGTCCGGACATGACCCCGAAGCCCATCTCGCGGGCCTCCTCGGCCAGCTCCACGAACTCCTCGGGCTTGACCCAGCGCATCACCGGGTGGTGCCGCGGGGACGGCCGCAGGTACTGGGTGATGGTCACCAGGTCGCAGCCCGCCTCGCGCAGGTCGGCCAGGGCCTGCGAGATCTCCTCGCGCTCCTCGCCCATGCCCAGGATCAGGTTGGACTTGGTGACCAGGCCGAAGTCGCGGGCCTGCCGGATGACGTCCAGCGAGCGCTCGTAGCGGAAGCCGGGGCGGATCTCCTTGAAGATGCGCGGCACGGTCTCGATGTTGTGCGCCAGCACCTCCGGACGGCTGCCGAAGACCTCGGCGAGGTGCTCGGGCTTGGCGTGGAAGTCCGGGATCAGCAGCTCGACGCCGCAGCCGGGCAGCATCGCGTGGATCTGGCGGACGGTCTCGGCGTACAGCCAGGCGCCCTCGTCCTCCAGGTCGTCGCGGGCCACGCCGGTGACGGTGGCGTACTTCAGGCCCATGGTCTGGACGGACTCGGCCACGCGGCGCGGCTCGTCCGTGTCGTAGGCCTTGGGCTTGCCGGTGTCGATCTGGCAGAAGTCGCAGCGCCGGGTGCACTGGTCGCCGCCGATGAGGAAGGTGGCCTCGCGGTCCTCCCAGCACTCATAGATGTTCGGACAGCCGGCCTCCTCGCACACCGTGTGCAGGCCCTCGCTGCGCACCAGGCTCTTCAGCCCGGTGTACTCCGGGCCCATCTTGGCGCGGGTCTTGATCCAGCTGGGTTTCTTCTCGATGGGGACGGCGCTGTTGCGGACCTCAAGCCGGAGCAGCTTGCGGCCTTCTGGTTCTGGGGTGACGGCCGTCACTTCGAGTCTCCTTGCATTGAACGGCTACTGCCTGCCGCGTCGGGCTTATTCCTGCGATTACCAGCCTACGTGGCCGTCGGACTATTCCTTGACGGCCCCGACGAGTCCGAACGCCTCGGAAACCACGTCGTCCAGATGCCGTGCGACCAGCGGCGCGAACTCCTCGACGGTGACGTCCCGGCCGAGTTCGGCGGACAGCGAGGTGACCCCGGCGTTCCGGATGCCGCAGGGGATGATCTTGTCGAACCAGGCCAGGTCGACGTCGCAGTTCATGGCGAAGCCGTGCATGGTGACGCCCTTGGCCACGCGCACGCCGATCTGCGCCAGCTTGCGGTCGGCCCTGCGCTGCCCGGCGTTGGACGGCGCGTACTCCGGCCCGGCCAGCCGCGGGTCGAACTCCTCGTCCTCGTCCACCGGGGCGCCGACGGTCTTCAGCTGGAGCTTCAGGCCGCCCAGATCCTCGCGCTCGATCTCCTCGCCGAGGATCCACACGCCGCTGCGGCCGTGGATCCGGGTGGTCTCCAGGCCCAGTTCGGCGCAGGCCCGGATCATCGCCTCCTCCAGCCGGCGCACGTGGCCGACCACGTCCATCGCCTCGGGCAGCCGCAGGATCGGGTAGCCGACCAGTTGGCCGGGGCCGTGGAAGGTGATGCGGCCGCCGCGGTCGACGTCGATGACCGGGGTGCCGTCGGTGGGGCGCTCCACCGGGGTCGTGCGGCGGCCGGCCGTGAACACCGGGGGGTGTTCCAACAGGATCAGCGTGTCGCCGATCTCGTCGGCGACCCGCCGGGCGTGGACGTCGCGCTGGAGATCCCAAGCGGCCAGATACGGAACGGCCTCCGCGCCGAAGCCGGCGCGGAGGACCGAGATACCACGTTCGTCAGACACCCCTCAAGGGTACGCCTGCTTATTACCGCCCTATTGGGCCGGCTGGGTGGCCAGCACGCCGAGCGTGACGTTGACCGTCGTGGAGGACCCGTTGCGGGTGTAGGTGATGGGGACGACGTCGCCGGGGCGGTGCGAACGCACCGCGGCCGCCACGTCCTGGTAGGAGTAGACCAGACGGTCGCCGATCTTGGTTATCACGTCGCCGGACTTCAGGCCCGCCTTGTCGGCCGGGCCGCCGGAGGCGACCTGCTCCACCTTGTAGCCGCCGGAGGTGCGGGTCGTGGTGTCGCTGCTGCCGGACTGCGCCACCCCGAGGGAGGCGATCTGCGCGGGCTTGCCCTGGGCCAGGGCGTCCACGATGGGCAGCGCTTCGGAGATCGGGATGGCGAAGCCCAGGCCGATGGAGCCGGCCTGCCCGCTGCTGCCGCCCAGGCCGCCGGAGTTCTGGCTGTTCGAGGCGATCGCGGAGTTGATGCCGATCACGTTGCCCTGCATGTCCACCAGCGGGCCGCCGGAGTTGCCGGGGTTGATCGCGGCGTCGGTCTGGACCGCGTCCAGGACCACCGTGCTGCCGTCCTCGGCCTGCGTCTCCACCGGACGGTTCAGGGCGCTGACGATGCCGGAGGTGACGGTGCTGGTCAGGCCCAGCGGCGAGCCGATGGCCACCACCTGCTGGCCCACCGCCAGGTTCTTGGAGTCGGCGAAGGAGGCCTTGGTCAGGCCGGACACGCCGTCGACCTTGATCACCGCGAGGTCGGCCAGCGGCTCGGTGCCGACGATGTGCGCGGTGGCGGTCCGGCCGTCGTTGAACGTGACGGTGATGGTCGCCGGGCCGCTGGAGGTGTTGCCGTTGCCGTTGCCGTTGCCGCCGCCGAACGGGTTCTGGTTCCCGTTCCCGTTGTTGTTGCCGTTCCCGTTGCCGTTGGAGCTGCCGTTGTTCTGGCTGGAGGTGTTCGCCGCGGCGACCACGTGGTTGTTCGTGACGATCAGGCCGTCCGAGCTGTAGATGATCCCGGTGCCCTCGTCGCCGCTGCCGTTGGCGGTGCTGACCTGGATGTCCACCACGCTCGGCATGACGGACGCGGCCACCTGGGTGACGCTGCCGGGGGTGTTCAGCGCGGTGTTGTTGGTGTTCAGCGGGGAGCGCGTGCTCGACGCCGCCGAGGAGGAGGAGCTGTTGTTGTCCTTGGCCGCGTAGGTGACCGCGGTGCCGATGCCGCCGCCGATCAGGCCGGCGATCAGGGCCACCGCGACCAGCATCTTGCCGCCGCTGAGCGAGGAGCGCTGGGCCGTGGCGGTGCCGCCGGGGGGCGTGTAGGGCGGGAAGCCGGTGCCGTCCGAGGGGGCGGCCCAGTTCGGCGGGGGCGTGGGGCCGGGGCCCAGGTGCGAGCCCATGCCGCCGGCCTGCTGCGCCTGCTGCGCCTGGGCCGTCGGGCCGAAGGCGGCGCCGGGCTGCGGCTGGGGCGCCTGCGGGCCGGGGCCGGCCGGGCCGACCGGGCCGGACTGCGCCTGATGCGCGGCGGCCGGGACCGCGGGCTGGACCAGGGTCTGGTCCGAGGGGCCGGCGGTCGGCTGGATCAGCGTCGGGTTCGTGTCCGCGGGGGCCTGCGGGGCCTGCGGAGCCGGCTGGGAGGCGACGGTCGGGGGGACCGCGTCCTGCTGCGGCGGCACCGTCTGGGGGTCCTGTGCCCCCGAGCCGCCGGACGCGGCGGGGTTCGCGCCGAAGCTTTCGCTCACGTCCTGGTGCGCCGCTTCGGTGGCGCCGTTGTCGCCCAGGCCGCCGACGCCGCCTGCGTTGCTCGAGGGTTCGTTCATGAGGAGGAGCTTCGCCTGTTCACCTTAAATGCTGCTGAGACCCGGACAAGAGGTGACCGAAAAAGGGCCCTGGATCCCCTGTGTTTCCACAGGGATGGGATCTGGCGCGTACCGACTTTATGCGGTACCTGCTTCCGGGACGGCATCAGGCGCGTCCTCCGCACAGCGGGAACGCGCCTGTGACCTGCTGGCTCGGCGTCCGGTCAGGCCTTCGCGGGGGTGCCGCCGTTCTGGGGGCCGGCGTCCTCGGTCGGCCGCCCGGGCAGCCAGAACCCGAGCAGGGCGCCGCCGCTGGGGGCCCGCGCCGCGGCGACCCGGCCGCCGTGGTTCTCAGCGGCCTGCCGCACGATGGCCAGGCCCAGACCGGAGCCCGGCATGGTGCGCGCCTCGGTGGAGCGGTAGAAGCGCTCGAAGACGTGGGGCAGGTCCTCTTCGGCGATGCCCGGGCCCTGGTCGGCGACCTGGAGCAGGCCGTCGGACAGGCGCACGGTGACCGTGCCGTCCTCCGGGCTCCACTTCGCGGCGTTGTCCAGCAGGTTCGTCACGGCGCGCTCCAGCGCCGCCGGATCGCCCTCCAGGTACCAGGGCTGGAGCTGGATGTCGAACTTCAGGTGCGGGGCGCGCCTGCGGACCCGGTCCACGGCCTGGCGCACCACGTCGCCCAGGTTCACCGGCTCCGGCGAGGCCTGCGGCTTGGTGTCCCGGGAGAGCTCGACCAGGTCGCCGACCAGGACGGACAGCTCCTCCATCTGGGCGCGCACGTCCCCGATGAGCTCGGAGCGGTCGGCGTCGCTGATCTGGATCGGGTTCAGCCCCGAGCCCGCGCCGAAGACCTGCGAGAGCAGGTCGATGTTGGTGCGCATGGAGGTCAGCGGGGTGCGCAGCTCGTGGCCGGCATCGGCGATCAGGCGTTTCTGGTGCTCCTGGGAGCGGGCCAGCGCGGTCAGCATGCTGTTGAAGCTGGTCGCCAGGCGGGCCAGCTCGTCGGTGCCCTGGACGTCGATCGGCCGCAGGTCGCCGGTCCTGGCCACGTACTCGGTGGCCTCGGTGAGCCGGTCCACGGGGCGCAGGCCGGCGCGGCCCACGGTGATGCCGGCGCTGCCGGCGACCGCGATGCCCGCGATGCCGACCAGGATCGAGACCAGGCTGAGCCGGCCCAGCGTCTGCTGGGTGTCCGCCATCGACTCCGCGACCAGCACGGCCGTCCGCTCGTTCGGCGGCAGCAGCGGGGTCTCGACGGTCTTGATCGGCACGCTCAGCGCCCGGTAGTGGACGCCGTCGATGACCAGGGTCGAGTAGTGGTCGCCCGAGGACGTCTGGGCGACCTGCAGGTCTGCGGGGGTGAACTTGATGTCGTCCTGCACCACCTGCAGGGGCAGGTTCGACGGGCCCGTGGGGGTGCCGTCGCCCTGGTACACCACGTACACGGTGGGGTCGAGCAGGCCCACGGCGACGTGGCTGTTGACCAGGTCGGTGGCCCGCTCGGCCTTCTGGTACAGGCTGTTGTCCATCTGGCTCAGGATCTGGTTGCGCACCGTCACCCACGCCGCGATCGACGCCAGCGCCACGCTGAGCCCCACCGCGATCATCACCAGGGCGGTGATCCGGGTCCGCAGCGGGACGTGTGACATCATCTCGGTGATCTTCGCGCGCAGCCGTTCGTAGGGTCCCGGGCGCTCCTCGGATTCCAGGTGGTCAGTGGCGACGAGGGGACTCACGGTGCCGTCTCACGCAGGGAATACCCCACTCCGCGGACCGTGTGGATCAAGCGGGGCAGGTCGTCGGCCTCGGTCTTGCGGCGCAGGTAGCCGACGTAGACCTCGAGCGAGTTGGCGGTGGTCGGGAAGTCGTAGCCCCAGACCTCCTCCAGGATCTGCGCGCGCGTCAGCACCTGGCGGGGGTGCCGCATCAGCAGCTCCAGCAGGTTGAACTCGGTCCGGGTCAGGCGCACCGGCTTGTCGGCCCGGGTCACCTCGCGGGTGGCCGGGTCCAGGGTGAGGTCGGCGAAGGCCAGCGGGGCGTCCGAGGAGTCGGCCAGGCTGCCCTGGGTGCGCCGCAGCAGCGCGCGCAGCCGGGCCAGCAGCTCCTCCAGCGCGAACGGCTTGGGGAGGTAGTCGTCGGCGCCCGCGTCCAGGCCGGCGACCCGGTCCGGGACCGCGTCGCGCGCGGTGAGCAGCAGGACCGGCAGGTCCTCGCCGGCCGAGCGCAGCCGGCGGCAGGTCTCCAGGCCGTCCAGCCTGGGCATCATGACGTCGAGCACGACGGCGTCCGGCCGCCGCTTCGCGATCGCCTCCAGCGCCGCCAGTCCGTCGGCCGCCAGCTCGACCTCGTAGCCGTTGAAGGCCAGCGAGCGGCGCAGCGAGTCACGGACCGCCTGGTCGTCGTCCACCACGAGGATGTGCATGGCCGCATTCTGCCCCCATCGGTTGAGAAGACGCTGAGATCACGCCGATGTTTTTTCCTGGCGGTCGCGGCGCGGCCGAGCGTGCGGATTAGACCGTTAGAGGGATACGCGGATCCAGACCCGGGGGTTTATCCACAGTCGGTCATGTCTTGGTCGCACTCCGTGCCCGGGAATCGGCACAGTATCGGTCATGGATCACGACCTCACCCCCGCCCCCGGAGCCGTCGCCGCCGACGGCCTCACGTCCGGCGGCCCCGATACCGAAGGCGCCCGGACCGCAGCCCAGGCCCCGCCCCGCCGGCGCGGTGCCCGCGGCGGCATCCCGGGCCAGGCCGGAGGCGGTGCCGATGGGCTTGCCGACGTGGGTGCCGCGGGCAGTGCCGGTGGTGGTGCCGGTGGTGGTGACGGTGGTGGTGACGCCGGCGAGCCGGCCGGTGGCGCCGCGGGCACGGCCGCTCGAGCCGGTGCCGCCGGTCCGTCCGGCACCGTCCGGCTGGCCTCTCCGGGCTCGGTGGTGGCCTCGATCCCGTTCCTGTTCGGCTTCCATCCGGAGAACAGCCTGGTGGTGCTCGGCGTCAGTCATTCGGCCGAAGGCGGCAGCTTCATCCGGCACGGCGTCCGCATCGACCTGGAACAGGTCCGCGGCCACGAGCGCACCACCGCCCTGGAACTCGCGGCCCGCCTGCGCGATCAGGACGCGGACATCGCCATCCTGGTCGCCTTCGGCCCGCGCGGCGCCACCGGCGCCAAGGCCCGCCCCGACCACTGCCGCAAGCTGATGGCCGCGTTCCGCGCCCAACTCGAGGCCGCGGCCAGCGAGGAGCGCGTCACCGTCGTCGACGCCCTCTACACCGCCAACGGCCGCTGGTGGTCCTACATGTGCCGCAACAACCGCTGCTGCCCGGCGGCCGGGACGGTCGTCCCCGCCGAGGCCCCGGCCGCCCTGGCCGGAGCCTTCGCCGCCCGCGGCCACACGGTCTACGCCAGCCGCGAGGCCCTGGAGGCGACCCTGGATCCGCACCCGCGGGAGATCCTGGCCCGTACCGCCGCGGCGGTGGAGCACCTCGACCCCGCCTGGTACGACACCGACGCCGGCCTGGCCGACGCTCGCCGCCTGATGGACGTGCTGCTGGCCCGGTGCGGGGACGACGCCGCGGAACCCGCTCTGCGCGCGTCCCGCGCCGAAGGCCCCCGAGCCGGCCGCCGCGGTCTGTCCGACAGCGCGACCGCGGCTCTGACCGCGCCCGACGAGGAGTCGGCGGCGGCTGAGTCCTCCGGGCACAAGGGCCGGTCTGCCTCATCGGACCCCGACGCGTCGCAGGACACCGACTCCTCCTCACCCGCCTCGAAGCAAGCCTCGAACGCCGCCATCCCGGCCGCGCGCTCCTCCCGCCGCGTGACCAACCGCGTCCCGGCGCTCGTCGGCACGCCGGACGGCATTCCGCTCGGCGCGCTGGCCGAACCGCCCGGCTCGCTGCTCGCGCCGCCGGCCATCACCGACGCCGAGGCGGCCGAACTGCTGGTCGCGCTGCTCAACTGGCGGGTCCGCGACTACCTGGCCTGCGCCGCCGCGACCGTGGACTCCGCCGGGAGGCTGCTCCGCCTGGGCGCGGAACTGGCCCGGCGCGCGCCGCATCCCGATCTTCGCCTCGCCCCCTATGCGCTGGCCGCGTGGGCGGCGTGGGCGATCAGCCGGCCCGCCATCGCGCAGTGCGCGGTGGACCGGGCGCTGGCCATCGATCCCGAGTACAAGTTCGCCTCGCTGATCCGCGCCGGCCTGCACCACGCCATCGACGGCGAGGGCGTGCGCGAGTCCGCCGCCAGCACGCGGCGCGACCTGTTCGGCGAGGACGCCGTCGAGGCCGAGGCCGCAGACCACTGCGACAGCGGCGCCGACCCGACAGATCCGGACACCGCTCCGGCCCCGATCCCTTCTCCCCGCTCGACTTCCCGCTCGACCGAGAACGTCCCCAACGAACCCGATGTGGAGATCCCATGAACCGCATAGAGCAAGTCGCCATGCCGATCCCGGCGCAGCCGCAGCCCCGCCTGCCCCGCGCCCGCCGCGCAACCTCCGGGGTGGCCGTCGCGATCGCGGCGCTGGCCGTGCCGCTGCTGCCGGGCATGGCCTTCGGCACCACTTCCTCCGGCGGTGCCGGTGCGACCGCGACCGAGGCGCCGTCACAGGCCCGGCATCACCTTCCCCACGGCCCGGTCCTCCCCGGCCCCGGTGTCCTGACGCTCCAGGCCTGGACGGCCAGCGGCTGGACGCTCACCGTGCCGGCCCGCGACGGCCGCTACGTCCCCTGGACCGGTGAGCCCGGCCTCCCGATCGACCACCCGCGGCCCGTCATCCTCCCCGACGGCAAGCGGGGGGAGATCGCGGACTACCGGGTGGTACCCACCGGCTTGCGCGCCGACGATCCCCACGTCCCGGAGGCGCAGATTCCGGCCGACCCCGCCGACCCCGCCGACTCGACCGGCTCGGACGGCTCCACCGGTTCGGTGCCCTCGGGTGATGCGTCCATGGAGTGGCCATCGAGGGACACGGGGGACACGACTGCCTTGCGTGCCGCGCGTTCCCCCGTCGTCCCGGATCCGCTCATCCCGTTCAGTCCGGCCAACACCAAGCAGATGATGAGCCCGTCCCGGACGGACGCCGACATCCCTAACGGTGCCGTTACTCCGGCGCCGGCTGTCGGACAGACCGCCGTTGTGACGGCCGCCGACCTGCCGACGTCCTCGTACTGCCTGCGCGATGCCTATCCGGCCGGCGGGGACCGCTACATGGTGGCGCACCTGCGCCCGGCGGCGGACGCCATGGATGTCGTCGCCACCCCGCACCGCACGGTCTGTGGGGCGCGGGTCGACTACTTGTCCCAGGCGCGCGCCTGATGAACGGCGCCGCCCTCTACCCGATCGCGCGCGCCCGCCTCACCGCGGGCCGCGCGGTCCTCCGCCTCGCGCACGGCGTCCGGTCGCGGGGTCTGGTCTGCGGACCGGTCTCGTGCCGCCACTTCGGCCGCCCAGGCCGGATGCTCCCGCTCCGCCCAGCCGCGCGTCACCCAGCCGGTCCGCATCCCGATCCGGGCCTGCCGGTCGTTCAGCGCGAACCAGACGTGGCCGATCACCACGAACCCGATCGCCAGCGCCAGCCAGTCGTGCACGAACGTGGCGCCGGTCCGGGCCGAGACCCCGACCAGGTGCGGGAACCACATCAGCGTCCCGGTCCCGGCCATCACCAGGATCGCGCCGCACTGGAAGGCGGCGTTCAGCTTCTGGCCGGCGTTGAACTTGCCGACCGGCAGCGCGAGCTCCCGGGCCTTCTCCCGCCGCCAGGCGCGCTCGCGCAGCCACTCGCGGTCGGTGTCGGTGTGCCGGTTCAGGCGCCGCACGTCTGCCCGATACGCCCGCGAGAAGAGCCCGGCCGCCATCGGGATCGGCAGCGCGAAGCCGCAGTAGAGATGGATCAGTGCCACGGTCGGGCGGTGCCCGACCGCGACCGACAACGACGGCAGGTACAGCACCGCCCCGGTCATGATCAACGTCAGCATCAAGGTGGCGGTCGCGCGGTGCACGTACCGCTCGGCGCGGGTGAACCGCTCGATCGGCCGCCGGACGCCGCCGGCCTCAGCCGGTCGGGACATCGCCGGTCCTCCCGTTCGACTTTCCGACCCAGGCGTCCACGTCATAGCCGTAGCCCTCCCAGTAGCCGGGATGGACCGCGTCCACCACCTGGATCTCCGAGAGCCACTTGATGCTCTTGTACCCGTACATCGGCGCCGCGTAGAGGCGCACCGGCCCGCCGTGGTCGTGGCTCACCGGCCCGCCGAGCATCTTCAGCGCCACCAGCATGTCCGGGTTCTGGGCCTGGTCCAGTGTCAACGACTCGGTGTACGTCCCGTCGAAGGAGACGAACCGCAGGGCCTTCGCCGAACTCTGCACCCCGGCCAGCGTGAGCATGTCCCGCAAGCGCACCCCGGTCCACGGCACCTTCGGCACCCGCCAGCCGGTGACGCACTGGAAGTCCCGTACCAGGTCGGTCTGCGGCAGCGCCGCCAGATCGGTCAGCGAGTAGTGCTGCGGGTGGTCCACCAGCCCGGTGACGGACAGCCGGTAGGTGGCCGGATCGGGCGTGGGGACGCTCCCCGTCACCGTGTAGATGCGGAACTGGTCTCCCAGCGGGAGCAGGTTCGTCAGTCCGGTCGGGTCGTGTTGCGCGACATCGGCCAGGAACCGCTGCACGGTGGAACCGCCGAGCACCCCCAGGGCGCCCAGCCCCACCACACCGAACACGACACGCCGTCCGACCGGCCGCCCTTCGCGGTCCCGCCGGCCGGGTCCGTCCCCGCCGCCGGCGGTGTTCCCGCCGCGGCCGGCATCCCACGCCTCTGCCACGAACCCATCACATCACCGCAGGTCATCCTGCACCAGCACTCGGCATGGAGGTTCTTCGGTTCGTAATATCCGCCGGCGGGCCGTGCCAGCCCGGCCACGCGGGATCGGGACGTCCGGCATCGTCCATGTGTTCGCGCCGCCAAATCGCGGGCCACCATCCCGGCCCCGGTGCCAGCTCGAAGTGTGTCGAGCCGCAGGTGCAGGGCGCAAGGAGGAGGTCACACTCGGAGCAGCGTTCCACGAAGCCGTGTCCGGTCGCCGTCGCCCGGGTGCCCTCCCCGCCGCAGTCGGGGCAGCCCGGCAGCCGGACGCCGTCGAACTGCCGCAGCCGGCGTTCGACGAAGTCCAGCAGCGTCATGCCGGGCCGGCGGCGTGGGTCGTCGCGGAAGCCGACAGCGCGGCCCCAGAGTCCGTCCCACGCCGCGGCGTCAGGAAGCGCCCGCATCCCGGCCGCCTTCTGCTCGCGGCGGCGCTGGATCAAGGCCTCCATGCCGGAGAGCCAGCGGGCCCGGGCGGCTCCCAGTTCATCGACAGCCCGTACCAAGGAGGTGGTGTCCGCGTTCAGGTCCCTCGGGATCCCGGCGGCCAGGGTGAGATACATGTAGGTCGAGCGCAGCCCGTAGGGCGGGAAGTGCTCGAGAGCGGACCGCAGACAGCTGAGTCGGCGATACGGCGGCAGCGCCGGGTCGGCGACGCGGAGGTGCAACCGGGCGAAGCCGGTCATGTGTCTTTCCCTTCGCCTGGACAGCCCCGGCCTGGAGAACATGGAGACCTGGAGTCACCAAGTGAGTGAAACGCTGCCCCGCAGGACCCTACGCGCCACGTTCGATCAGCTCTTCGCCGACGGCGAGGCGGCGTTGACCGCCGGCTCGCACGGGATCCAGGTGGCGCCGCCCGGGGACGGCAGGCGGTGGGGCGTGTCTGCCTTGCTGCGTCCGGATCCGGAGGCGGCGGCATCGCTGGAGGCGCTGGCGCGCGAGGCCGCGGCGGTCGCCGGCGACGGTCACTGGCTGACCGGTGCCGCGGGCAACTCGCACCTCACCATGCGCGCGCTGGAGTGGCCGCGGGCCGACATCCGGGACGACGACCCGTGTGTCGCGCGCTACGCCGACGCCCTGCGCACGGCGGCCGCCGGTGTCCGGCCCCTGACCTTCGCGGTCACCGGCCTGACGCTGACGCCGCTGTCGGTGATGGCGTGCGCCGTCCCGGCCGACGGCGCTGCGGACCGGCTCTCGGCTGCCTACGCTGCCGCGCTCGGTCCGGACGCCTGGTTCGAGAAGGAGTTCCGGCGCGACTTCTGGTACCTCAACATCCTGCACTTCGCCGCGCCGGTTGCCGATCCGCGGGCCCTGATCGACTGGGTCGCCGAGCGGCGCGCCGCGGCCTCGATGAGGCTGCGCGTCACCGAGGTTGAGATCGCGACGTGGCGCTTCACCGGGAGTGGGATGACCCCGCAGCGGTTAGCCGCGCAGGTACTTGCCTGAGCCGAGCATGTGCCGCAGCGCCTCGGCGCGTGCCCAGCCGGGGCGTTCCGGTCCGGTGATGCGCGACCACGGCTGGTCGGGGTGCAGGCCGAGACCGCGGAGCAGGTCCGCGCTGATCATGATCGAGAACGAAC containing:
- the lipA gene encoding lipoyl synthase; amino-acid sequence: MTAVTPEPEGRKLLRLEVRNSAVPIEKKPSWIKTRAKMGPEYTGLKSLVRSEGLHTVCEEAGCPNIYECWEDREATFLIGGDQCTRRCDFCQIDTGKPKAYDTDEPRRVAESVQTMGLKYATVTGVARDDLEDEGAWLYAETVRQIHAMLPGCGVELLIPDFHAKPEHLAEVFGSRPEVLAHNIETVPRIFKEIRPGFRYERSLDVIRQARDFGLVTKSNLILGMGEEREEISQALADLREAGCDLVTITQYLRPSPRHHPVMRWVKPEEFVELAEEAREMGFGVMSGPLVRSSYRAGRLYKEAVEARAAAAAGAGVPA
- the lipB gene encoding lipoyl(octanoyl) transferase LipB; translated protein: MSDERGISVLRAGFGAEAVPYLAAWDLQRDVHARRVADEIGDTLILLEHPPVFTAGRRTTPVERPTDGTPVIDVDRGGRITFHGPGQLVGYPILRLPEAMDVVGHVRRLEEAMIRACAELGLETTRIHGRSGVWILGEEIEREDLGGLKLQLKTVGAPVDEDEEFDPRLAGPEYAPSNAGQRRADRKLAQIGVRVAKGVTMHGFAMNCDVDLAWFDKIIPCGIRNAGVTSLSAELGRDVTVEEFAPLVARHLDDVVSEAFGLVGAVKE
- a CDS encoding S1C family serine protease; translated protein: MNEPSSNAGGVGGLGDNGATEAAHQDVSESFGANPAASGGSGAQDPQTVPPQQDAVPPTVASQPAPQAPQAPADTNPTLIQPTAGPSDQTLVQPAVPAAAHQAQSGPVGPAGPGPQAPQPQPGAAFGPTAQAQQAQQAGGMGSHLGPGPTPPPNWAAPSDGTGFPPYTPPGGTATAQRSSLSGGKMLVAVALIAGLIGGGIGTAVTYAAKDNNSSSSSAASSTRSPLNTNNTALNTPGSVTQVAASVMPSVVDIQVSTANGSGDEGTGIIYSSDGLIVTNNHVVAAANTSSQNNGSSNGNGNGNNNGNGNQNPFGGGNGNGNGNTSSGPATITVTFNDGRTATAHIVGTEPLADLAVIKVDGVSGLTKASFADSKNLAVGQQVVAIGSPLGLTSTVTSGIVSALNRPVETQAEDGSTVVLDAVQTDAAINPGNSGGPLVDMQGNVIGINSAIASNSQNSGGLGGSSGQAGSIGLGFAIPISEALPIVDALAQGKPAQIASLGVAQSGSSDTTTRTSGGYKVEQVASGGPADKAGLKSGDVITKIGDRLVYSYQDVAAAVRSHRPGDVVPITYTRNGSSTTVNVTLGVLATQPAQ
- a CDS encoding sensor histidine kinase, whose amino-acid sequence is MSPLVATDHLESEERPGPYERLRAKITEMMSHVPLRTRITALVMIAVGLSVALASIAAWVTVRNQILSQMDNSLYQKAERATDLVNSHVAVGLLDPTVYVVYQGDGTPTGPSNLPLQVVQDDIKFTPADLQVAQTSSGDHYSTLVIDGVHYRALSVPIKTVETPLLPPNERTAVLVAESMADTQQTLGRLSLVSILVGIAGIAVAGSAGITVGRAGLRPVDRLTEATEYVARTGDLRPIDVQGTDELARLATSFNSMLTALARSQEHQKRLIADAGHELRTPLTSMRTNIDLLSQVFGAGSGLNPIQISDADRSELIGDVRAQMEELSVLVGDLVELSRDTKPQASPEPVNLGDVVRQAVDRVRRRAPHLKFDIQLQPWYLEGDPAALERAVTNLLDNAAKWSPEDGTVTVRLSDGLLQVADQGPGIAEEDLPHVFERFYRSTEARTMPGSGLGLAIVRQAAENHGGRVAAARAPSGGALLGFWLPGRPTEDAGPQNGGTPAKA
- a CDS encoding response regulator transcription factor, with amino-acid sequence MHILVVDDDQAVRDSLRRSLAFNGYEVELAADGLAALEAIAKRRPDAVVLDVMMPRLDGLETCRRLRSAGEDLPVLLLTARDAVPDRVAGLDAGADDYLPKPFALEELLARLRALLRRTQGSLADSSDAPLAFADLTLDPATREVTRADKPVRLTRTEFNLLELLMRHPRQVLTRAQILEEVWGYDFPTTANSLEVYVGYLRRKTEADDLPRLIHTVRGVGYSLRETAP
- a CDS encoding DUF4192 domain-containing protein; this translates as MDHDLTPAPGAVAADGLTSGGPDTEGARTAAQAPPRRRGARGGIPGQAGGGADGLADVGAAGSAGGGAGGGDGGGDAGEPAGGAAGTAARAGAAGPSGTVRLASPGSVVASIPFLFGFHPENSLVVLGVSHSAEGGSFIRHGVRIDLEQVRGHERTTALELAARLRDQDADIAILVAFGPRGATGAKARPDHCRKLMAAFRAQLEAAASEERVTVVDALYTANGRWWSYMCRNNRCCPAAGTVVPAEAPAALAGAFAARGHTVYASREALEATLDPHPREILARTAAAVEHLDPAWYDTDAGLADARRLMDVLLARCGDDAAEPALRASRAEGPRAGRRGLSDSATAALTAPDEESAAAESSGHKGRSASSDPDASQDTDSSSPASKQASNAAIPAARSSRRVTNRVPALVGTPDGIPLGALAEPPGSLLAPPAITDAEAAELLVALLNWRVRDYLACAAATVDSAGRLLRLGAELARRAPHPDLRLAPYALAAWAAWAISRPAIAQCAVDRALAIDPEYKFASLIRAGLHHAIDGEGVRESAASTRRDLFGEDAVEAEAADHCDSGADPTDPDTAPAPIPSPRSTSRSTENVPNEPDVEIP
- a CDS encoding cytochrome b/b6 domain-containing protein; the encoded protein is MSRPAEAGGVRRPIERFTRAERYVHRATATLMLTLIMTGAVLYLPSLSVAVGHRPTVALIHLYCGFALPIPMAAGLFSRAYRADVRRLNRHTDTDREWLRERAWRREKARELALPVGKFNAGQKLNAAFQCGAILVMAGTGTLMWFPHLVGVSARTGATFVHDWLALAIGFVVIGHVWFALNDRQARIGMRTGWVTRGWAEREHPAWAAEVAARDRSADQTPRPDAVREAEDRAARGEAGARDRVEGGAVHQARAWDK
- a CDS encoding molybdopterin-dependent oxidoreductase → MFGVVGLGALGVLGGSTVQRFLADVAQHDPTGLTNLLPLGDQFRIYTVTGSVPTPDPATYRLSVTGLVDHPQHYSLTDLAALPQTDLVRDFQCVTGWRVPKVPWTGVRLRDMLTLAGVQSSAKALRFVSFDGTYTESLTLDQAQNPDMLVALKMLGGPVSHDHGGPVRLYAAPMYGYKSIKWLSEIQVVDAVHPGYWEGYGYDVDAWVGKSNGRTGDVPTG